The region GAACGTGCCCTGGTCGAGGGCGCCCACTTCTTTGGCTACATCTTCGACACCCGCACGCCCGAATACGTGGAGATCAATGCGCTGGGTCAGCGGCGGCGATATCAGGTACTCAATGTTCTGGAGTTCACATCGGCGCGAAAGCGCATGTCGCTGATAGTGCGGACGCCAGAGGGCAAGATCAAGCTCTTCTGCAAGGGCGCCGATTCGGTGATTTACGAACGCCTGTCCGCCCAAGATAGACAGTACCGTGACCGGACGCTGCAGCACCTCGAGGAGTTCGCATCGGAGGGTCTGCGCACGCTTTGTCTGGCCGTGGCCGACATTCAGCCAGATGTGTACGAGGAGTGGCGCAACACCTACCACAAGGCAGCGACTGCGCTGCAGCACCGCGAGCGCAAGCTGGAGGATGCGGCGGACTTGATTGAGATCAATCTGCGCCTACTGGGCGCCACGGCCATCGAAGATCGCTTGCAGGACGGCGTGCCGGAGACGATTGCGGCGCTGATGGATGCCGGCATCTATATTTGGGTGCTGACAGGCGACAAGCAAGAAACGGCCATAAATATAGGATACTCCTGCAGGCTTATCTCCCACACCATGGACATACTCATCCTGAACGAAGAAAGCCTCGACGTAAGCCCAAGTGTCACTTGATCAACAAATTTAAACTTATGAAATTGTTTCTTTCTCCCCAGGCAACCCGCGACGTCATCCTTCGACACTTAGGGGAATTTAAGAGCTCGACGGCCAACGACATGAACGTGGCCCTGGTCATCGATGGCACCACACTAAAATACGCCCTGAGCTGTGATCTACGGGGCGATTTTCAGGAGCTCTGCCTACTCTGCCGCGTGGTCATCTGCTGCCGCGTATCGCCCATGCAGAAGGCGGAGGTGGTCGAGATGGTCACCCAGAGCACCAAGGCGGTGACGCTGGCCATCGGGGACGGTGCCAACGATGTGGCCATGATACAGAAGGCAAACGTTGGCATTGGTATATCCGGCGTTGAGGGTTTGCAAGCGGCCTGCGCCTCGGACTATTCGATTGCCCAATTTCGGTACCTGCAGCGACTGCTGCTCGTGCACGGGGCTTGGAACTATGCGCGTATCAGCAAGCTGATCCTGTACAGCTTCTACAAGAATGTCTGTCTCTACGTCATCGAACTGTGGTTCGCCCTCTACTCCGGCTGGTCGGGCCAGATCCTGTTCGAGCGGTGGACCATTGGTCTCTACAATGTGCTGTTCACGGCCATGCCCCCGTTCGCCATGGGTCTGTTCGAGAAGTTCTGCACGGCCGAGACGATGCTCAAGTACCCGATGCTGTACAAGCCCTCGCAGAACGCCAAGTTGTTCAATGTGAAGGTATTTTGGATCTGGATCTTCAACGCCCTGCTGCACTCGGTGTTCCTCTTCTGGCTGCCCATGGCCGCGTACTCATCGGATACCATCTGGAGGGATGGCAAGACCAACGACTACCTAATGATGGGAAATATGGTGTATACGGTGAGGCGCTCACACACACTTCTCAATTTACAATTCGACATTAGACTGaattttgcattgcatttcgaTTGCAGTATGTGATTGTGACGGTCTGCTTGAAGGCGGGGCTCATCACAAACTCCTGGACCTGGCTGACGCATATGGCCATTTGGGGCTCCATAGTGCTCTGGTTCGGCTTTGTTCTGATCTACAGTCACTGCTTTCCGACCTTCAACATCGGCAGCAACTTCCCTGGCATGGACATCATGATGCTGAGCACTCCGGTGTTCTATCTgggtctggttctggtgcCAATCACCACCCTGCTGATCGATGTCATCTGCAAACTGTGCGTCATTGAACAACCCTACTCTAAATATTCGGTATATTACAATGTGTGCTTTCTCCTCTCCTGTCCGGCTTCGTTACAGGATACACAACACCGTGTTCAAGACACTCACGGAGGCAGTACGCGAAACCGAGATTAGGCGCAACGATCTCGCCGAAGTGATGAACGAGCCTCGATCTTCGTAAGTATCGACGCCACGCTACGCCAGGCACCTCTCGTAGAGTCACGCTTTCCCTTTACAATACATAtcgtacatgcatatgtattcGTATTTAGGCTTTTGTTTGTCTCCAAACAGAGAATCAACATCTaatcgtacatacatatattttcaatttgaattgtTGCGCATTTGTTGAAACTTGAATATGTAGACCCCTCTACCGCTATCTCTACCAATTCCGTTCTAACCAATCAAAGGCTGATTAAACCTACATACGTGCCTTATACTAcataaactatatatatacatatatatcgatatGCTTCCTGTAGTGAATAGTTTGCACCAAAGTTTACAGTATCTTTAGCTCTCATAATTACTTAGCGTTTGTTTGTGGGTCATTATGCATTTGGCATTAACTTAATCTTACgccatgcctcatgcctcatccCAGTAATcgcactgccactcccacatCCACCTCCCCAAATTGTGTTTGTTGAACTTTCGATGTATGTTAGTGCTTATTTTCGTGCAACCAAAGTCTCTTGTTGAACATTGGTCACTAAAAATTGCTCGAACCCTATCTCAAATTGTATACAAAATAtcaaaacgaaacggaaccCAACATATAATCGCCATAAGGACGTGAGCACACACACCAGTGTGCGAAACATAAAAGGAAACAAACTTAGTAATAGagaaaaaatatgtacatagtcTTAGAGCTGAACCTGTTGTTAGTTATTAGTTGTTCCAGTGCAGCACAAACACTCTACACTGCTGATCATTCATACAATGAACTGTAACAGACCCCTAACTATACCTACAATACTATATAAACTATAGATCATACTTATACAATTTAATGCACACTTAGCTGATGAAAAAAAGagatttattttgaatttacTTACGAGTGTATTACTTAGTTGTGTACGCATTTTGTAGATCAGATCTTATTGAGCAATTTTGAATGAAATTTATATTGAAAATTGGAAATGTTTAGTAAAAACTCTTAAGGCAGCATTGCAATTCTAGCAGTGTATCATTGATTGAAACAAACACAATTTCACTGGCTCCAGTCCAGAGTTCAAAACTATCCATCAGAATCAGACTTTACTCTTACTCCCACTATTACTCTTACCTTACCACATGGATTGTTTGTTATTCAGTGTTTTACTCAGTTTTGAGCAAGTAtcttttgaattgaatttcctAAAATGTAATCTTTTTATCCTTCTCTATCCCCCATCCATCCACAATACAATCAACTTGCAAACTCTTTTGTACATCATTTTCGCTGATGGCTCCTTGATTTTCTCCttgcaatcaatcaatcaatcaatcaatcaatcaaacaatCAAAATCCATGCACCCATTTGCCGTCATTAGAGATTCTGGTTTTGCTTATGCCCTGGGCAAGCTATTGCGTTCCAGCTCAGTCCTCATATCCCGCCGGTCATCATTCAATGGCAGCAAAGAATTCTCAGTCGGCCAGCGAGCTCACAGCCTGCGCATAGAGCACCTGGACCTCGAAGACGACAGCGTTGGCCAGCAGCGGAGCAGAAAGAGGCAAAGCGAGGTAGGATGGGCAACCACTAACAAGCCGCGACGGAGTGCCGGCGAGTCTGTTATGAGCAACAGCTCCACCACCTCCACTATCACTACTACGCTGCATATGTGAACAGCTGGATTAAATCAAGCGTATCAGTCGGATCAAGGCaaggaaaagcaaagcaaTATGTCAGTCGTATTGTCTTAATAGTGTAATATTTGTTATATCGAATAAGTATACATAAATTCTTAAGTATGCGCATTGAGTACCGTCTAGCAACTGTCGAATTCATATCACAACGAACATAAGTCAATGTATAATGTGTAAATTTATGGAAATGTGCGAAGGCGGAATATTTATACAAACGAGTATGTGGTATTGTATGTGCTAACTATTTGCCAACTGTGATAGTGTCTGaagagtatatatgtacatatgtagatggaTAGACACGCTAGGATAGACAGCCTAATGTCGAAAGCATTGCATTCCCAACATATATTACGTGCATAGGTATAAatataggtacatatatataaataatttataattaatattgtACTTGAGTATTTGGTTGTATTTTTTCCATGGCCGGATGTACTATAATTTACAGTTTTAAGAGACGTTGTAAAAGGTTGTAAAAGTTCAGCTACTATTTGTACTTAAGTGGGTGTTCACCCCAGTAAGAGGTGCTTTGTTCAATCTTATCCAACAATCTATTATGAACTACGTATACCTCCtacctacctatatacatatttacggAATGTGATGATATTCCCAGAtgatatttatgtatgtatcagttttgaatatatattatatgcaaatgaatgtatttatgtataccGCACCGTCCTTCACAGCCCGCATGCAATTTTACTAGGCCGATGATATACACTTACTCTATGGCTGTTGAATGATTTAATCTTGACTCTCATCGGATATGATATGATCCGATCGGCTCTGCACttatgtatattgtatttatattattttattttgtattaatcAACATAACACACAACAAAGCGACTTTAACCAAACAAATCCAACCACACCCAACATCTGAAACCTGAAACCCAAGAACACACAACAATATCCAATAatcaataatttaataaatcaATAAGTCAACagcaaaattatttaaaatgtttaattgaaatttctaTGAACATTTTCTGCGTAAATTTCTGTGTGAGCAGTACTATGTATGCCTTGGGATCGATTCTTCGGTGTAAGtaaatcgtagataaaactgACATCCCATTCCCACACAACACCCCACCGCACCAAACCACACCACCGCACTCGTACACACATCACACTGCCGTaacataccataccataccatgaCACCACCACAAAAGGTTTCGTTAGGATAGGGGGTTTTGGGGGACGAAATCAGTGGTAAACCCAATTGGGATTAGAACAGGACACCACGGATTTTATTGTTTACTATTATTCGTAGTGTCAACGATTCGTTGTAATTTTTGTAAGACTCGCATCGTTTCCTTTTATTTGCCAACTCTCAAATACTAGTAGGCTCATCTCCCTTTATTATGTACTCTGCATGCCCCTACAATTTTGTACACCTGTACTCACCTCGTTATTCAGTTGATCATCCTGATttgattatatgtatgtacttaatGCCCAGCCCTGACCTGCCCCCCGCCAAGAGCCTCGATCTGTTTCAGCTACGTTTTCTATACTATAGAGATTGGATTGAATACTTGAATAATTGTAATTTTGTGAAAAGTAAAGTGCTAACAAttcaaaatggaaaatctTAGATTAACATAAACTGCAATAACTCAAAACTCAAATCctatacaaaattaaatccGATACTAAACCATATCCGCCCCCGCTCAAAAAATTAACCCTACAGATTCACGGAAACTGCGAGGCTGCTACGTAATGTATTTACTCGTCGGGCCAACACGAGAGTCGAAACGGAACTAGAACTATCCCGTGAGTACAACCGAACCGCCTTTAACCACTCAGTTCCAGGAATATACCTGTACTCGTAGAATTCAGTGGAGTGGTAGGACTTGACCTGTAGGTTTCAAATCTGGTCCGAACCGAACCTCTAGAAATCTAGAAATAAATATGGTTCATTAATCGTATTTCTGGGAATTTTTTCCATTAGAAGGAGAATCGTTATACCGTGTacctcaaacacacacaaataaacacAAAGCTCATCCACACATAACCGATTCTACACATCAAGACCTGCATTCATACATTGATGACCAAGCCTATATGACGATTATTGactgtattatttattttctcaGATGGCTACGCTTTCTCACAGGAGGAGGGCGGAGCTGTGCCCCAGTCTATAGTTATACGTGCATATGATACCAATTTGCCAAAACCTGAAGGCAACTAGTCCCGGAGGGACGACGTTCGAATCGCTGGGCTGTGCAGCTACCGCAAGGACCAGCACTgcaacaaaatttaatgataACTTACCAATGTACATATTCTAATCCCAAGGGATACCATgaacatttaaatttgaaCACACATGATTTGTACGGAAGCGATAGTGTAGTGGACATACCCATAAACATATTACGATCAGAGCACCTGAGCAGAAGTGAAAGAAATCACTATTCTGGtaggccaaacatcacactAGTAACATTTATTCTTTATGTGTCTTACATTAAACTCACAGTAACGTAACTTAAACGTCTTATAGGAGCAACATttagtacatatacatacatacataggaatattaaatatggaacacacacatatgcgaATATCTTtgctgttatttattttttaagatCGGAAAAGAGAGTGAAGAGGCTAGAAATTCGTTCGATCATGTCATTCGTATCTGTCCTTATCCTTTGTGCTGCTTTGTGATACGGACACAGACTTGCATTCTTTTTCTAACACTAAATCTAAGTAACTAAATACTGTAAACATTTGTACCTATATAAGCATTAAATTTCAACGTTGATGATGTCTGTCGGCAAAGATCCTGTATTTTTTGGTCACTAAatcatttatatattttcgtTGAAAATAAATCATATTTCTCGACAATGAGTTTGACTATTTAAAGGAGGGCGGGACAACGTCAAGTCCAAGTGAAGTGAAATCGTTTATAGCCAATTTAGCtttcttctttgttttctACTGGACCCAAGATACTATATATTACAAATACGCCGAGAGCTATACAGTCCAGTTACAGTAACTGTAACCACCAAAATGTTGCTTTGAAGGCTCTTGGTATATTCGAAATTGgtttaatttgtatataattGAGTGTGGTAGTGTTACTTTCACATTGCGGAATTGGTGAAAGCTATTGTCGGCAGTTGTGTATCAGGCAAACAACACTTACGAGAATACCCCAATGAAATTGCCAGCTAAGCACTTACCAGCACTAAAAGCTCAACGATTAAAATGATTTGTGATGATTTTCCAAACAAAGCGAGCCGGGAAAACGGTACAAAATTTCGATCAACATGGTAATTGTATAATATCTTTTGTTTGAATTCTTCTCATGCTAAACATACATAGGCCAGCTTCTTGCTGTCTCTCGCCATCAGTATTTTCTGGGTAGACTGGGTCTTAGGACAACAGTCGCCCAATATACTGCTGATCTTGACAGATGATCAGGATGTCGAGCTGCACGGAATGTACCCGATGTATGAAACCAGCAAGCTCTTGGGACAAGCCGGAGCACAGTTCCACAATGCCTTTACGCCCACGCCCATTTGCTGTCCCGCCAGGGCAAGTCTTCTCACTGGACAATATGCGCACAATCACAGAACCTTTAACAACTCTGTCAGTGGAGGCTGCAACGGCCCGGACTGGCTGCATCGGTCTGAGCCCCGGGCTTTGCCCGTTATTCTTCAGAACCACGGCTATCGTACGTTCTTCGCTGGAAAATATCTAAACCAGTTTAGGGGGGCGAAGGTGCCGAGCGGTTGGAACGAGTTTTATGGACTGCACGGAAACTCCCGCTATTACAATTACACGCTGCGCGAGAATTCCCAGAATGTCAGCTATACGTCCACTTATCTAACTGACCTGCTGCGCGATCGTGCGGTTGACTTCCTACGCAGTGCCACCCAAGGCGACGTGCATAGGCCATTTTTTGCAATGGTTGCTCCGCCAGCACCTCATGCCCCATACACACCGGCACCGCGCCATCGGGGAGTCTTTTCCAATACGAAAGCTCTGCGCACCCCTAGTTTCAACAA is a window of Drosophila pseudoobscura strain MV-25-SWS-2005 chromosome 3, UCI_Dpse_MV25, whole genome shotgun sequence DNA encoding:
- the ATP8A gene encoding probable phospholipid-transporting ATPase IA isoform X2; translated protein: MADRRKNESDSIARTRSSSSSQDGGVGHNGNGQSRGQQQQHQSQLQQQQEAAGSRTHPDATPAQASVDLWSLPERVQSWIASSVRWLRGEAMRRTASTGPSNMGISTEGGDRPHPGGEDGGRPPAEHEPSTDGNTPTTSPSRIGENPSVVDRSETDASINHSRLTDSFRVRSKFTTYLLDKTGIRRNLRKDDEDITSSAGYDAEDGERRVIILNGAQPVKYCNNRISTAKYNIISFLPSFLFEQFRRYSNCFFLLIALLQQIPDVSPTGRYTTLVPLMFILSVSAVKEIIEDVKRHRADNEINHRPIERLENGTWSTVRWAELTVGDIIKVSINTFFPADLIILSSSEPQAMCFIETANLDGETNLKIRQGVTATAGLLETKDLSMLQGRIECELPNRHLYEFNGVLKEFGKQSVSLGNDQVLQRGAMLRNTAWVFGVVVYSGQETKLMKNSTSAPLKRSTVDKLTNTQILMLFMILISLCITSGLCNLFWTREHSETDWYLGLSDFKSLSLGYNLLTFFILYNNLIPISLQVTLELVRFLQAIFINYDIEMYHEPSDTPAMARTSNLNEELGMVKYIFSDKTGTLTQNVMVFKKCSIAGHIYAPQRTPEESLLVQNILRRHESAEVIEEFLVLLSVCHTVIPERSDESIIYHAASPDERALVEGAHFFGYIFDTRTPEYVEINALGQRRRYQVLNVLEFTSARKRMSLIVRTPEGKIKLFCKGADSVIYERLSAQDRQYRDRTLQHLEEFASEGLRTLCLAVADIQPDVYEEWRNTYHKAATALQHRERKLEDAADLIEINLRLLGATAIEDRLQDGVPETIAALMDAGIYIWVLTGDKQETAINIGYSCRLISHTMDILILNEESLDATRDVILRHLGEFKSSTANDMNVALVIDGTTLKYALSCDLRGDFQELCLLCRVVICCRVSPMQKAEVVEMVTQSTKAVTLAIGDGANDVAMIQKANVGIGISGVEGLQAACASDYSIAQFRYLQRLLLVHGAWNYARISKLILYSFYKNVCLYVIELWFALYSGWSGQILFERWTIGLYNVLFTAMPPFAMGLFEKFCTAETMLKYPMLYKPSQNAKLFNVKVFWIWIFNALLHSVFLFWLPMAAYSSDTIWRDGKTNDYLMMGNMVYTYVIVTVCLKAGLITNSWTWLTHMAIWGSIVLWFGFVLIYSHCFPTFNIGSNFPGMDIMMLSTPVFYLGLVLVPITTLLIDVICKLIHNTVFKTLTEAVRETEIRRNDLAEVMNEPRSSDSGFAYALGKLLRSSSVLISRRSSFNGSKEFSVGQRAHSLRIEHLDLEDDSVGQQRSRKRQSEVGWATTNKPRRSAGESVMSNSSTTSTITTTLHM
- the ATP8A gene encoding probable phospholipid-transporting ATPase IA isoform X7, whose protein sequence is MALRNVYKALRMRWSHDEDITSSAGYDAEDGERRVIILNGAQPVKYCNNRISTAKYNIISFLPSFLFEQFRRYSNCFFLLIALLQQIPDVSPTGRYTTLVPLMFILSVSAVKEIIEDVKRHRADNEINHRPIERLENGTWSTVRWAELTVGDIIKVSINTFFPADLIILSSSEPQAMCFIETANLDGETNLKIRQGVTATAGLLETKDLSMLQGRIECELPNRHLYEFNGVLKEFGKQSVSLGNDQVLQRGAMLRNTAWVFGVVVYSGQETKLMKNSTSAPLKRSTVDKLTNTQILMLFMILISLCITSGLCNLFWTREHSETDWYLGLSDFKSLSLGYNLLTFFILYNNLIPISLQVTLELVRFLQAIFINYDIEMYHEPSDTPAMARTSNLNEELGMVKYIFSDKTGTLTQNVMVFKKCSIAGHIYAPQRTPEESLLVQNILRRHESAEVIEEFLVLLSVCHTVIPERSDESIIYHAASPDERALVEGAHFFGYIFDTRTPEYVEINALGQRRRYQVLNVLEFTSARKRMSLIVRTPEGKIKLFCKGADSVIYERLSAQDRQYRDRTLQHLEEFASEGLRTLCLAVADIQPDVYEEWRNTYHKAATALQHRERKLEDAADLIEINLRLLGATAIEDRLQDGVPETIAALMDAGIYIWVLTGDKQETAINIGYSCRLISHTMDILILNEESLDATRDVILRHLGEFKSSTANDMNVALVIDGTTLKYALSCDLRGDFQELCLLCRVVICCRVSPMQKAEVVEMVTQSTKAVTLAIGDGANDVAMIQKANVGIGISGVEGLQAACASDYSIAQFRYLQRLLLVHGAWNYARISKLILYSFYKNVCLYVIELWFALYSGWSGQILFERWTIGLYNVLFTAMPPFAMGLFEKFCTAETMLKYPMLYKPSQNAKLFNVKVFWIWIFNALLHSVFLFWLPMAAYSSDTIWRDGKTNDYLMMGNMVYTYVIVTVCLKAGLITNSWTWLTHMAIWGSIVLWFGFVLIYSHCFPTFNIGSNFPGMDIMMLSTPVFYLGLVLVPITTLLIDVICKLIHNTVFKTLTEAVRETEIRRNDLAEVMNEPRSSDSGFAYALGKLLRSSSVLISRRSSFNGSKEFSVGQRAHSLRIEHLDLEDDSVGQQRSRKRQSEVGWATTNKPRRSAGESVMSNSSTTSTITTTLHM
- the ATP8A gene encoding probable phospholipid-transporting ATPase IA isoform X6, whose product is MPSGSRLSLSYRRTEFAGPGLLNSYDEDITSSAGYDAEDGERRVIILNGAQPVKYCNNRISTAKYNIISFLPSFLFEQFRRYSNCFFLLIALLQQIPDVSPTGRYTTLVPLMFILSVSAVKEIIEDVKRHRADNEINHRPIERLENGTWSTVRWAELTVGDIIKVSINTFFPADLIILSSSEPQAMCFIETANLDGETNLKIRQGVTATAGLLETKDLSMLQGRIECELPNRHLYEFNGVLKEFGKQSVSLGNDQVLQRGAMLRNTAWVFGVVVYSGQETKLMKNSTSAPLKRSTVDKLTNTQILMLFMILISLCITSGLCNLFWTREHSETDWYLGLSDFKSLSLGYNLLTFFILYNNLIPISLQVTLELVRFLQAIFINYDIEMYHEPSDTPAMARTSNLNEELGMVKYIFSDKTGTLTQNVMVFKKCSIAGHIYAPQRTPEESLLVQNILRRHESAEVIEEFLVLLSVCHTVIPERSDESIIYHAASPDERALVEGAHFFGYIFDTRTPEYVEINALGQRRRYQVLNVLEFTSARKRMSLIVRTPEGKIKLFCKGADSVIYERLSAQDRQYRDRTLQHLEEFASEGLRTLCLAVADIQPDVYEEWRNTYHKAATALQHRERKLEDAADLIEINLRLLGATAIEDRLQDGVPETIAALMDAGIYIWVLTGDKQETAINIGYSCRLISHTMDILILNEESLDATRDVILRHLGEFKSSTANDMNVALVIDGTTLKYALSCDLRGDFQELCLLCRVVICCRVSPMQKAEVVEMVTQSTKAVTLAIGDGANDVAMIQKANVGIGISGVEGLQAACASDYSIAQFRYLQRLLLVHGAWNYARISKLILYSFYKNVCLYVIELWFALYSGWSGQILFERWTIGLYNVLFTAMPPFAMGLFEKFCTAETMLKYPMLYKPSQNAKLFNVKVFWIWIFNALLHSVFLFWLPMAAYSSDTIWRDGKTNDYLMMGNMVYTYVIVTVCLKAGLITNSWTWLTHMAIWGSIVLWFGFVLIYSHCFPTFNIGSNFPGMDIMMLSTPVFYLGLVLVPITTLLIDVICKLIHNTVFKTLTEAVRETEIRRNDLAEVMNEPRSSDSGFAYALGKLLRSSSVLISRRSSFNGSKEFSVGQRAHSLRIEHLDLEDDSVGQQRSRKRQSEVGWATTNKPRRSAGESVMSNSSTTSTITTTLHM
- the ATP8A gene encoding probable phospholipid-transporting ATPase IA isoform X1, encoding MSRRSYQRQSLELRSPDNSSLDDVADSRFRNMLGSSASASQRRRQQRVAQHRQESWFRHSMPPAVNRDFESLEHLTPKTSCGLDEQLAASVSSSVHSGGSSTLCGSRGGNTNTDHFSIHLNSANSNLGFIDSDTPNTPITPPRSTSTSLCGGLQPHASVSTSVAGTLSSRQGAAGLPQSSHRSRKDSKGSILSRQSLAQRGLRMTTSFLRRKRKEYEDDEDITSSAGYDAEDGERRVIILNGAQPVKYCNNRISTAKYNIISFLPSFLFEQFRRYSNCFFLLIALLQQIPDVSPTGRYTTLVPLMFILSVSAVKEIIEDVKRHRADNEINHRPIERLENGTWSTVRWAELTVGDIIKVSINTFFPADLIILSSSEPQAMCFIETANLDGETNLKIRQGVTATAGLLETKDLSMLQGRIECELPNRHLYEFNGVLKEFGKQSVSLGNDQVLQRGAMLRNTAWVFGVVVYSGQETKLMKNSTSAPLKRSTVDKLTNTQILMLFMILISLCITSGLCNLFWTREHSETDWYLGLSDFKSLSLGYNLLTFFILYNNLIPISLQVTLELVRFLQAIFINYDIEMYHEPSDTPAMARTSNLNEELGMVKYIFSDKTGTLTQNVMVFKKCSIAGHIYAPQRTPEESLLVQNILRRHESAEVIEEFLVLLSVCHTVIPERSDESIIYHAASPDERALVEGAHFFGYIFDTRTPEYVEINALGQRRRYQVLNVLEFTSARKRMSLIVRTPEGKIKLFCKGADSVIYERLSAQDRQYRDRTLQHLEEFASEGLRTLCLAVADIQPDVYEEWRNTYHKAATALQHRERKLEDAADLIEINLRLLGATAIEDRLQDGVPETIAALMDAGIYIWVLTGDKQETAINIGYSCRLISHTMDILILNEESLDATRDVILRHLGEFKSSTANDMNVALVIDGTTLKYALSCDLRGDFQELCLLCRVVICCRVSPMQKAEVVEMVTQSTKAVTLAIGDGANDVAMIQKANVGIGISGVEGLQAACASDYSIAQFRYLQRLLLVHGAWNYARISKLILYSFYKNVCLYVIELWFALYSGWSGQILFERWTIGLYNVLFTAMPPFAMGLFEKFCTAETMLKYPMLYKPSQNAKLFNVKVFWIWIFNALLHSVFLFWLPMAAYSSDTIWRDGKTNDYLMMGNMVYTYVIVTVCLKAGLITNSWTWLTHMAIWGSIVLWFGFVLIYSHCFPTFNIGSNFPGMDIMMLSTPVFYLGLVLVPITTLLIDVICKLIHNTVFKTLTEAVRETEIRRNDLAEVMNEPRSSDSGFAYALGKLLRSSSVLISRRSSFNGSKEFSVGQRAHSLRIEHLDLEDDSVGQQRSRKRQSEVGWATTNKPRRSAGESVMSNSSTTSTITTTLHM